The DNA region CTGCAGCAGATGGTCTGTAGCCGTGCAGCTTGAAGGCTCTTGGCTGCCCATGAACAGCAGCTTCTGGAAGGCCCCCTCGGGAACGTCGCACAGCACCCTGAAGCCGACAAGTGCGGAGAAGGAGCCCGTTTTCGACACGACAAAATAGCCTGCCTCAATATGGCggaatttctggcctacaagccacgcccccccccccgcccccagactccttcaaccctgcggtgatgcgctgctagcgttagcattggtGCTAGAGTTAGCGCGGTGCTACCGTTACAGTTGGTGCTAGCGTTGGCGCGGTGCGAGCGTTAGCGTTGGTGCTAGCGTTGGTGCGAGCGTTGGCGCGGTGCGAGCGCTGGTGCGAGCGTTGGCGCGTTGGTGCGAGCGTTGGCGCGAGCGTTGGCGCATTGCTAGCgttggcgctagcgttagtgcggtgtTTTGTTAGCTCAAAAATGGATCttagctaacgctagcgccgccttAGCATTAACAAcaaggcttataatcaggtgcgctctgtaggccgggaattacggtacatttattAGGAAATAATCATAGCCACTTGAAATTGTATAGTGTAGCTTTTTAATGCCCACCAGTCAAAGATGTCCTCCGTGTTGGGGTCAGGCTTCACCTGCACCCACTGCCCAATGGACCAGAGCCGCATCGTTCCCGAATCTCCGCCGTCGCCCTCCGTGTACATGTTGGGGGTGTCCTCGTAGCACAGGAAGTAACTTGGGGAGAGAGAGAAGTATTTGtagggacagaaaaaaaaaaaactttgaaaagcaAGGAATGGAGGagagaatggggggaaaaaaagactcactaCTCTGTCTCGGACTTGCTTTCTCCATCGAGTCCAGTCACGTTCCAGCGCATGCGCTTAAACACGCCGGTGTCGACCCTGGCCAGGTACGGCGTAGGCTGGCAGTAGCGGAACGCGGTCACGCTCAGCCGCAGGTGGTCCAGCCGTATTTGACCGATGCAGAAGTGAGACATGCTGGGGAACCGGATGGGTAAGGACAGCGTATCGCTCATTAATTATTAATCCGCTGGATGGCGGCTGCGGAGTCGCCAATGTTAGTGTCAGATTTACACGATTAGGAGCCAAACAGAGTGGCGGGTTTTAAATTAAgtcatacattaaaaataattttagaaaaTGATCAGTATGTAGGGCGGCATGGTAAATCAGCTGGTtagtgcgttggcctcacagttctgaggaaccgggtttgatcccggccgtgcctgcgtgtcttttctccgggcactccggtttcctcccacatcccaaaaaacatgcaacgttaatttgacgcactaaattgtccctaagtgtgattgtgagtgcggctatttgtctctatgtgccctgtgattggcaggcaaccagttcagagtggaggccacctcctgcctgttgaccgctgggataggctccagcactccccgcgaccctcatgaggataagcggcttggaaaatggatggatggatggatcaggaTGTTGTCCGCCCTTTGCCCAAAgtaaactgggataggctccagtactcccgcaatCCTTTTGAGAATAAACAGCTCGGAAAATTTAGGTTTTTTTAGTATTCGCTTAGATGATAATAGATATTAAGTCGTATTCCTTTACTGCATATCTTTTCCAGCAGTTTAGAGAGCATAGATTAGCCAATTTTTTTCAAGGCTAAATTACGAAGTGTTGTGCAGAACGTTCTTAGAATGTAGGCCTGTCATTGTTCAGAAATattatattcatataatcataTTTGAGACCATTTTATGATGAAgctcaaatattttctgtaaagTTCAACAAAAGGATTTAAAAATCTCTTTCAAATGTCGCTTTTCATTTTGCAGTTAATTGGTTTCAGTCTTGTCTCGTAACAAGTGAAATTGCACTTTCCAAAAGCCTCCTCAGGCGTTGTACAACAATTTTACCACTAGATGGCGCTATTGCTCTGCTAGTCACGATTTTTTTGGGTTGAGCGATTGCGCAATCCCAAGTGAGGCTGGGTGCCACACTTCCTGTCGCTTCCCACGTATTGAAACAAAATCTGCAAATTTGGccattttacaataaaatcaTGGACGCAGTTAGATTcaaccccaaaaaattgatACGAGGTAAAGACAGAAGTCAAATGGAACATTTTATGCCTAAAAAAATGCGACAGCATCTCCCAATTCCCTCTCCCGTACAGTTTCACAgggtgagtagttttacttttaatttcacTATAAAGTAcctgaatgtattttttcccgTGGGGAGAACAGGAAACAGATTTCGTTCATCAGGCGGTGCTGCTgtcctattttttatttatttattttttttttgctgtacataaatataatgtataatacgtgagtgtgtgtgtgtgcgcacgtacTTGTTAGGGTCTGACTCGTCCAAAGTGAGGAGGTTGGTGCTGGCGAAGGACAGGATCAGACGTTCCAACGTGTCACACATCTGCTGGGAGAACTCCATCAGCTGGACGTACTGCACATACAAATGCACAGCTTAAGTTATCGGTTAAATTatgaagtattttatttttcaatgtcggaaaaagtcaaaagtaatTGTAATCCACTTTGCTATCCTGAATCTGTTCTGGAACGGAGTCAAAGACGTCAACAAATAAGTACAAATTGTGAGGGTTGTACCATTTCAGGGGGCAGCTGCATGGTTCTGGCCGTGGACTCCAGGAAATTAAAATATGGCTGGCAGGCGCTGGTGAAACTCCTCACTGCGGCAACCTCGAGTCCTGCTCGCTGGAAATAAAAAGTTGCGACGTGAACACAATTAGTGAGATCACGCCGGGCCACccggatttgaatttgaaattttaagcgatcacattttcaatagttgcaacgattcactgtctaaaattcaccgtctgtgccgccaggcagggttacttcaggtcagaacagccagccaatcacagttccgctgtcttagtcacgtgatgtcacatactaagaaagcgggactgcgattggctgggtgttgggttctgacctgaagtaaaccctgacggtgaattttagacggcgaattgtagccggttgaattgttaacattgaaaagttatactgaaatacaactattgaaaatatgatcactttacataataaattcaaatcccggcggcaCATATATACTTCCATATTCTTAACCGAGACGGCCACTCACCGCTGAACTTCTGACCCTGTGGCGCACTTGGGCCGACCATCCGGGCAGAAGGTTGACCGCCATCTCTTCGCTGTCGTTTGCTGACATTCTCAAAAAAGTCTTTCTTGGGGTGTCtatttaaatacacacacaaaaaaaaggccaaCCTTTTCAAGTTAAAGAGGCCTGAGCAGGCAGTTTTGCGAAACACGAACAGTTACGTACTGCTGATAGCGCACGTGTAAACAAATTTTACTGAATTGGTCCAaaatgaggcagcacggtggatcagctggtaaagcgtcggcctcacagctTTGAGGTCCaggtttcaatcccggatccgcctgtgtggagtttgcgtgacctcgcccgtgcctacgtgggactccggtttcctcccacaccccaaaacatgcaacgttaattggaccctctaaattgcccctaggtgtgattgtgagtgtctcgatgtgccctgtgaaaacccagcgaccagttcagggtgtaccccgcctcctgtctgttgacaggtgagataggctccagcactccccgcgacccttgtgaggataagcagctaagaaaatggatgatccAAAATGGAtccctttttttaatcttttgattCGTTAATAGCCCTTTAATCTTGGTTGCTTACCTTCCAgtagtgatttttttgttccctttgAACCCTTGAAGttgccaaaatggctgcttcaaaccaaaattgcTAACTTTTCCGAATTCTATCAATTAGGGAAGGTGGTGTTtgggggtaattttttttaaatcatattttttatatatatatatataatttttttttttaattaagaaaaTTTAGAGTTTTCTGTTTGGagctccttaaaaaaaaaattgttgtgttTTCAGTTGTTTCGAGTACCCCAAAAAAGTCCCCACCCTAACTGGCAACGATTCTTTCATGTACTCCTCACGGCAGCTCATGAATTACTAGTAGTCAGCGTTTCGCACttagaaaatgtgaatttattaGTAGGATCAAATTATCCTTGAATAAACCTAATATGGGTGTCTAATAATATAGCTGTAGTTGCACAAGCATTTATAAAGTGAATTATTACTAGTACTGTGCTGTTAAATGTTCGGCTCGTGCGAAGCAGGTGGTTAAGACGGCAAGATTTCTTTACGGCGTGTATCGTATTTGTCGCCTTTCAAGATTAACGGCAGAAGAACATCAAGACTCAGATTTGACAGCGTCACTCTGACTTACAAGGACTGAAAAAATCTATATTATTATAAATGCACGGTGATTACGTACCAGGAGCGTCTCTCCAGTCGTGTCACCCGTCTTAATTCTTTTGAACTGACGACTTAGATGTACTGTATACAGTGtttaaggaaggaaaaaaaaatctctttcaaTCTTTGTCACATGTCATCAAAGACGGATGACATCAACAACACCAACAGATTGATGATTTGAATCTTTTATCAACCAGCGATTGGCAAAGTGTGCCATACGTCCTGGAAGAGGTACTCTGGCTAgtggtatgttaaaaaaaaatcacagaattacatgaaccactttttcttttctctctctctcttttttttttttatccagtgaACTACATGCTCttagatgttctccccgtgcctgcgtagggtttcctccgggcgggcactcggtttcctcccacatcccaaaaacacgcaacattaattggacactctaaattgcccctaggtgtgattgtgactgcggttgtttgtctcgatgtgctctgcgattggctggcaaccagttcagggtgtacccccgtctcatccccggtgacagctgagataagctacagcactcctgtgacccttgtgaggataagcggctaaaaaaaaatggatggatggatggatatatggtaCGTGCTATGCGATTGGCTAGCTAGCTTCAGTCGTGTACTCTTGCCCAACTCGCTGtgataggctgcagctcacaTCTGACCCGAGAGAGGTTAAGTCAAGTGAAAATGGAAGGGTTGGACTTTTCAAGTGAAGAGCATTGGGCTGtatgaatatatttttcttcatttgccAAATATGCAAATCTGTGATAGTGTGTAATTATTTCAAGGTGAGGTTTAATATAATTGCTTTTATTAACAGCGctgtcacatctttttttttttttctcttacaaaaataaaacaggtgAATGTAAAAACTTCACGAACTTATTTTTAGGATTATCATAATATAAAACAGTGAGCACCATGAACATGTGGACAGAAGTGTAACTGTCGATGATCTAAATACAGTAAAAGAGGAGGTTGTGGTGGGAACGGGGCAAAATGTGAACGCTTTCAAACCCAAACGTCATTTGTGGAACATATTCAAAAGGTACGGAGAGGTAGGCACAAACGTGAGGTACGGACAGTAAAAAAGGCACAGAGTAACTTCTGCTCATTGAGGGaaatgtagtaataataataacaataataacagtGATATCCATATTTCCCTCACACGACCCCGAAACACCGTTGGGGCTAAATATGAGCAGCTGGTTCAACCTTTTTACTATCACAACAGAAATGTGCTCCTCAGACCTCAGAGAAGTTGCAAAGTGAAGATGACTGACGTGTGACGTCCTCCCGGGACGTGAGCAGCTGCAGCATTTGGTCGGTGGCCTGGCAGCTGGACGGCTCGTGTTCGCCCACGAACAGCAGCTTCTCGAAGGCGCCCGCCGGAacgtcgcacagcaacctgaagGAAACGCGCGCAAGTAAGTCAAAGAGCGCTtctggatcacggccaaaccgcctcccgtccgatccacctcagCCTGGCACCGTGTCCTCCGATcacagcttcggccggggtggcacatcaacaaatttagcacccctgatttacggattacgcccccccacccctaacTATTAGCTGTGTACAtaccgacctgtcatttggaacccacaaagctctcgtcctttgcacccgtgcaatccatttttaacgacGAACCGTATCTTTTGGAAAAgcatgaagagcgaatccatccacCCGAgttttcgagcaatatccagcaatacaacgagttggcattttggctaacatg from Syngnathoides biaculeatus isolate LvHL_M chromosome 9, ASM1980259v1, whole genome shotgun sequence includes:
- the c9h19orf67 gene encoding UPF0575 protein C19orf67 homolog: MAAKITDAEKEMETEFLPGQSAQVSHEVPETQTPQDGLPPSMHSMPERGLKWPVQSTKMQVTSPTSDDDNSHEQPGQCQEKKDGERWVAVLRTFINVCQPYFNFLESTARTLTLSSDTERAQLLAFSQEMCEILESLVLTFASRKLLTLDETDPDNMSHFCIGQIQLDALRLSVTVFRYCKPMPYLARLNTGMYKRMRWNVEGLDEAHLPEIKFYYLCYEDVPNLDRDGDKSDSTGVRLWSIGQWVHVGPGPSMEDILDWLLCDVPAGAFEKLLFVGEHEPSSCQATDQMLQLLTSREDVTHTPRKTFLRMSANDSEEMAVNLLPGWSAQVRHRVRSSARAGLEVAAVRSFTSACQPYFNFLESTARTMQLPPEMYVQLMEFSQQMCDTLERLILSFASTNLLTLDESDPNNMSHFCIGQIRLDHLRLSVTAFRYCQPTPYLARVDTGVFKRMRWNVTGLDGESKSETEYYFLCYEDTPNMYTEGDGGDSGTMRLWSIGQWVQVKPDPNTEDIFDWVLCDVPEGAFQKLLFMGSQEPSSCTATDHLLQLLLHQSAHPRAPLSF